From the genome of Grus americana isolate bGruAme1 chromosome 16, bGruAme1.mat, whole genome shotgun sequence:
cctaGAACAGGGATAGCAGCTTTGTATAGATGTAGGATCTTATCTGATATGGCATCTTGCATCTTTGTTGGAGAATCTCTATTTGTCTGTTGAGTGTCCAGTCACAAGAGTTCGCTCTTCCCCCCCAGCACGGATTAGTCTGAAAAgtccagaagaaaaagctggTCGTCGATGTGAATTCTAGCACTCCCTGGTGGATGTTATCTTAGGCTGTACGCTTCCTTAGCCAGAAAAGCTAACGTTGGGATGAAAGGGGAAACCCAATGTTCAGCCTGCTCTAGTAATGACATCTCGCTTGCGTTTGTTGCATGAACATAGCACGATAAATTTATGAGATACTAATGACAGGTTTCTGCTTAAAATAGTTCTACTTTACGAATGTAACAGTTATAGTCCCTAAGGGAACACTGCCTGGTCAAATGGTCTTTCCAAGCACTggatttgcatattttaaatagatttttcaaataatttcatagAAAAACAATCTGGCTTTTGTCCCTTTTAGACCAAGATGGGAAGGAAATGAATATTGCGATGCAGGGCTGCAGTGAAGGACGAAGAAGAGTTGAGAATAAGACCGGGCACTTAGTTTCCAGCAAAAGCACCTGGATGTAAGAGTAtcaatgaaattaaagaaaaaattagaaattaattaaagaaaattaaagaaaaaattagaaatgtccTATGCCTTGGCCTAGGTCACTTCCACAGCATTTCACACTCCTACCAATATTTTACCCACTTCATGAGCACGTCTACACCTTGGCATACAACAATTACGGAGTAATCGGTGAATGCCAGGGTTACCCCTCTGGTGGTAACTTCAGCCTGGGAAACTGTCAGGTACCAAAAGTTCCCATAAactgccaggctgctgccaaGCCCAGAAGAAAACCCCTATTACTTGTAAGAATTTCTAGCCTTAACAATGTAGATCGAAGAAAGAACTGGATAAGGAGAGAGAACTCTGCTTAGCCAGACTTACATAGCTGTAACTTGCAAGACTTCTTGGTGAATCCAACTCAATTAAAGAACTGAAGAGCAAGAATGGTTTTATCATCTTTTCAATACCCTGAGATTTCACCTATGAACCTTGAGGTGGCTGAGTTAGCCAGTAAGCCTCTTGAAGTCCCACCTTCGCTGAGAGGGGGACATTCTTTCAGAGGGCTGTTAAGACCATTTCTAACTTCTGCTCTGAATTCCCCTCTGCAGGAAACAACTCTGGCTTTTGTCTGCAGAGGGAGACAAGCCAAATGAGCCAGCAaagccccagagctgggtgaTCTTCATTCACGGCCTTACATAGAAATCTTGCATCAGGTACTCAAAAAATCTGTGGCTGCTGCAGAAAATTCTGCCCATTGCTCATAACTACAGTGTAGGTTGGCATCTCTGGCCTCATAAGGAtaaactggttttgcttctcaCCTGAACCTcccaaaagcagcagagcattAGGCTGCCTTTCCTCTGGTTGCTCTGATGGCGAGTACAAAATGTCAAGTTACAATGTATGCCCAGACTGCATATACTGCTGATCATGCTATGGAAAGCTGCACTGTTCCATGGGCGATTGTTCGGAAAACAGCCTCTGTTTGTGTCTCTGGGAACAAGTGGGTTTTTGTACAGAGAAAAAGGCATTGCATCTCTGGAGTTACATGAGGAGGTCTGTTGTTCTCCACAGAAACTGGAGTGCGTTGCTGTGCCTGGTGGTTGTCGGAGTGCCAGTGTTcgtttttttctgattttccttttccccacctCCTGTTCTGGGAGAGGATCGAGCAGGAGGGATGGTGACCTCATGGTGCAATTATGCAATCTGCTTGAGGCCAGGTATCAAAATACACTGCGGCTCTGAAGCTGGGACCTCGCCATGGCTGGGGAGCCTGGGCCTCCTGGCTCTAATGAGATCGTTGACCTTCTCCTGCCActtcttctgcagctgctttgaTTCATAGAGATTTGTTGTGGCCATGGCCCGCCTAACTGTTTGGCAAGCTGCCGTAGGAAACGCTGCATCTAGAGGCAGGCGCGAGAAGCTGGCCTCAGAGACCCAGAGCAGGTGAGGATATCCTGAGCCCTGCCAGCCTCTTCCCATCCTCACAGAGCCTACTTGCCTTTGTCTAAGGGTGTGCAAACATAACCATCCTCCCTGATTTTTTGTGTCCCCAAGAGGCAAGGAGAGGGTTGTCTGTTCTCCAGTGAACTAAAGCGGCGCCTTCCAAGCAATCTTGTAGCGACGCTTGAGCTCAGggctcagctgcagcaaagTCACATGTGGGAAGAATAAGAGAAAATAGCATGCCTGCAGTCTGAGGCATATTTGGGCCTCTAAGTCCTGAAATCTCGTTCAGACTTTGCATTCTTTGCTCTAATTGCTGCACTGCAttcctgcttccctccctcttctaccaatatttttctttttctcgtCTCCTGCAGCAACAGGCTTTCATAGTCCCTTCCTACCTGTGCGTTTGTTCTCTTCAAATGTCCTGTATACCATTAAAAACAATAGAAAACTTGGTGGTAGGTGTGAAAAAAGAGCCCTGTAAAGCTGCCCGACGTGTGCCAAGAAGGAATATAAGATGAGTcgggttctttcctgaaaacgGGATTTGCAGAGTGGAAATGTCACATCCATAACCACTTTCATGTGGTGGAACTGCTGCTACCCACTACTGAAATAACAGagcatctgttaaaaaaaatgcagttttggtttttcttaaaTCCAGCAGGTTGCACTCACTTCAAGAAATATTAGAtccttgtttaaaaacatgagTGCAACTGCTctgaacaaataaatatattaaaagcaaatgtatgCTTGGCCCAGTTTCAGGGTCCTACAGTTGAACCTTGCTCAGTGCTCGTTTATGTAAGTTTGCTCAGGGAACAAGAAGAGAATACAAAGTGTGTGTGCAGGTATATGCAGGGTTTGAGTTGGGACAGGGTTATTGGGAAGGTGAAGGAGAGCCCTTAGCACTCTTCTGGCGatcaatctgaaaaaaaaatcacagttaagGACTGGAAAAAGGAGACAGGGACAATGCTCTCCTAATAACTAAGCAAAGTCTCAGCAATTTTTGTTATATTCTGTGAATCCCACATCCTGATCTACATCTGCCAGGTCTGCTACCTTTAAGCATCCAGAGATACTTGAAAAGTTGCCCTAATACGGGACAAGAGAGTCTCCTTTCGCTGTTGTCTCATGCTTTAAACAGCAAGGGCAGTTTGGCAGACGGGGAAATGGTGATTCCAAGGCACTTCCAGGAATTCTCGTACTGCCAGGTGGAAAAATAGGTtagatgtgctgctgctgtatcTAGTTCATGCtaatgaaagaaagcaaaccttGCATGCAAAGATGAGCTGAAAACGCAAAATTAAGTAGAGCGCTAATTTTATAAAGTCTCCAATTAACATTGTCCTCTACTTGGAAAAGAGTCCTACCAGCTTTGATCTCTAAATCGGTCAGTTAGTGAAGTAAATGTGGTCACTTCTTAAACTAATAGACTGGAGTTTTATATCTATTCCTCAGACACCGTATTTAACAAGCATTCAAAAAGCTCAGACTTCCCTAACTTGGAAACACTGTCAGAGGAGAACTTGGGGCTTTCGCTGGGAACCACAAGAATTGTACTTCTGGTAGCTTTACAGCTAGTTCCAGCCACGTCAGCGAGTAAAGACTTGCCTAtactttgtttttcccccttaaGCTGGGGCCGTGGAATGAccactttccctttttccttctccttttcttttcaaatgtccTCATGAGTCTGAGTGATCTTTAACTCAGAATGAACCTCCTATGtttggaggggagaagggggaagtAACCGAGATACCATACCTCACCCTGCCTGTTTTGAGCAACTGCAAAGATGTTGGTGGAGCCAGAGTTTTAAAGAGGTCCCTGGGGCAGAATCAAACACGAAGGAGCTGGTGAGGTAGTCTCAAAGCGTTGCCAACTCTTTGAAAGAAACAcacatgtgtgtgcacgtgtgcggcataagatgtttttaattttggagtGGTGAGGGTTCCTAAATAAAGCTTGCTGGATTTTCACCCCACTGATACTGTGGTGAGCTCAGATGGCTAAATTTAGTCATCCAGACTGAACAATCTTGGATTCTAAGACTGCATCCGTCTCTGTCCAGAAACTAATTGCATACCTCTATGGTTGCTGTTGAATCAGCTGTAAGCTGACAAGACAAGGCTACTATAGAACGGCCATATACTGCCTGCAGTCCTGTTCTACCACCAGGCAGCTgcagtggattttgttttttaaatgaagcaaaaaaatctACCTGGGGAGAGGGTCTCTCTTTcctactctgaaaaaaaaaaaaaaaatatcactgaagGATCATTTATGCAGTGAGGCTATTttacaggaaggaagaaaacataaaagaatCTTGTGGTCAAAAGCACAGGATCGTAACCAAGAATTTTGACttcagagtgatttttttaaggGCCTAAGGCCTGCATAAATAGCTTCTACCCTCACTTTCACTCATTACTCTGGGATTAAATCTTTCTAGCACAGTCTTCAAGCAAAGACCAAAAAGCCTTTTAACTTGGATAAGGAGATAATACACGTCTGTTCCAGAAAAGACTAATAAACGCAGCGCCTCTTAAATGTTCAGTCAGTTTGAAATGCAGTGGATTATTCCTTCTCTGTCATTTCTAAAAAGAAGTGGAAGTGACATTTTTAAGTCTTCCTGAAACTTGAAATACATGTGAGAAACGCACAGAACCTGAGATGTGCGTAAGGCATTAACGAGGGCAAAGTGGGTTATGATCTTTGCACATCATTTCCTTGCAAGCGTGCAACTGGGTATCTCTATTAAGTGTGCGGCTTGGCCCCGAGGATGTCTTGGAAATTTAGCGGCTCCGCTGCGTGTCTCCAGTTTCCTCTGCTGAGGCTTTCGCTCTGACAGAGTACGCACCAAGAGAACTTGATATTTCTTGAGTATGTTATAAAAGAAACTACCTTGGACAGGTGCCAAGCCAGAGGATCTGAGATTGTGCTCACAGAGGAACGACAAGCATCAAGACAGGAtgtcctccttccccttctttgaaataaatacacattaaaaataaacagtcttTGGGATTGTGCATGGGATGCAAGCGGGACAGCGTCCTCTAGGATGCTCCAAACAGCAGCTCCTTGTAACCAGCATTAATGTGGATGAAGAAAATTTATTACTTCACCTTTTTTGGCTTCAGCAAAAACTATGAGCACAAATGGGCTGAGAGTATCCCTAGCTAGGACCTTGCATCACTTTGTTTCTACTTCTCTTCAGCAGGCCTTACATCTTTACAAGCTAAACCACCTTCTCTTACCAGCCATGTGTCACAGCATCCTCCCCACATTCCCGCTGGGCTCCCAGCACCGCCTCACGCCAGAAGCATTTCTCTCTTGGAGGCAGGACAGAGAAGCTGGAGAAACTGAGCCCTGCCTGTTTCTAGTGATTCAGGCAGAGGCTGGTACCCATCGCTCGAGAGCTCTTGTGGGCCAGCTAGAGGCTGCCATGACCTGCCATTCGTGGCTTTTTACAAGACCCTCCTGCAGGTTTTGAGCGTGCTGTAGAAGGGGGGAAGCGGCCTGGAGGGTCTCCTGGCTTTCATGTAAAGTGCTGCGAGAACTTGTCCTGTCCTGGCAAAATGAAGAGCTTGCTTCTGTGCGTGCCTCTGCTCTAGCTCTAGTCTGGTGACTCCTTTGGCAGTAAGCGTGATTAAAGAAAGGGTGCTAATTAAATTCTTCTCGTAGCAGGATTCCCTTAGAATGTGTTGATTCCCTGACAATGTTCCTACTGGAATAACGCAGAGGCTCCAGGGCTATATTTGTAGGAGTTGTGCAAGTGGAGAGAGTCAAGAGTTATATTACTCAGTGGATTATAACTGCTCTTTCCTGTGCATATACTTGGTTGGGCCTTACAATAAACTCCCATCTGGCCGAACcaattattttcccctttttctgcatggaaattctgctttttgacTGCCATCTGCTTCCCAAGAGCAATTTGGTGTATAGCGTCCAGTTTGAAGAAATCACATACTGGCTTCATGCTGCACCCCTAAACATTGAGGGTCCTTTGAGAGAGGCGCTGGTGTCTGCGGTGAGATTTCTGAACAATGGCTCGCAGTGACTTGTGGCTGCATCTGTTCCAACACGGCACAGCTGTCTGCTTAAGAAAAACTCTCAGGCTCTCTACAACCGCATCGCGCACGGGTTTGTCGCAAACCTGCACTTCAGAGGGCTGCACGGCACTGCTGCCAGAATTACCTACGAGGGACTAGCACAAGGTCCTGCCTCGTACCCCTTAGCCCTGTGTTTCCTGGTGCAGAGGCCTTGTAACTCCTTACATATGTGTAGCTTAAGTAGCTCAAAGCTGATGCAAATATTAACTAGTCATTTCTAGAGAGTCCAAATGTCAGCACAGGAGGAGGTAAGTGAGTGCGTGACAATGGGGCATTTTTTAGTTATGGGCATAAAATTAAGGTTCTGAGCGGGTTGTGTAGTGTGAAAAGGGCAAATGCGATGTCTTGGCACGTTCTGAAATATCCAACCATTGTATTTCTGcccaaaaagcaaaagctgagaTTTGAGTTACTCCTTCTCTGCAGCCTACTAAATGCTGTTCCCGTTATCCTGATTCGGAAGGCAGGTAGGGTACGTCTGACCACAGCGGGCTGGAGGTTCAGTTCAACCCAACTGTTTTAAACATTTGGGACTCCTAGCCAGAGTGGGAAGtactgaaaagcagaacaacAGGACTGGTAATCTGGTTCTCCCTGCTCATAACTGACCTAAGTGGTGTGGGCATATATCAAgtgttgtttttcaaaaaacaacAACCTATCATTtgcaaagattaaaaatgtGCCAAATTTTTTGCATGCCTCTGTCAAAAGCTCGTGAGTCTATAGCTTGCTGCAGAAGGGAACATCTGTGTCTAATTGATGAAGCTCAGCCTTCATAATGGATGATTTAAATGAACTAAACAGTTTTGTCATTCAGTCATGGATTATAAATTAATCAGAAATCCTTTCCCCCTCTTGGATCTGTCTTGCATTTCCTGTcccttgtggttttttttttcctgctctcagaGCAAGTCTTGAATCTTTTCAGTCTCCCAAGCCATAATAAATGAACAATTCCCCCACTGCCGTGACCTTTCAGCCATAAGTCTGGAATGCACACATTGAATAAATTCCCCCCCGCCTGGGTGTGGGGATGCAGTGTACCTGTTGGGATTCAGCTAGATATTGCAGCCAACTGGTGGCCACGTGGCTCGTAGGGGAACAAGAGGCATTTGAGTTTGAATCCAAGACTCCTTGGATGTGCACAGAGTCTGTGAGATATTTCTCTTCAAATGATGCCAGATTCAAGTGAAAATGCAGGCAGGAAAGGGAGCCTATCCTGAGAGCGGGGGCGATGGATTTACGGGGGTACGCACTTACCCATTCAGCACTTTGGTGATGAATCCCACAAGATCCGCTGAACCGACGGCTGCTGCTTTTGGGTGTTAACAAAGTCTTCTGGTAGTAGAGGTGGGGCCGTGAACGCCTCCAAGCGCCTTCTCAGTGTCTGAAAAAAGGCAACTAGATCAGTTCACATACTcctcaaaataaaatctcaacCCTCATTCATTGCTAATTTAAGGAGGTTTGTGCCAATCTGTAATCCTCCCACATCCAGGAGGAGTGCCCTGCAATAGCAGCAGTTCTGGTGCAGATTCTGGCTCCAAAATTgggtatattttttttgttgaaaagttAGGCATTATTTACTGTTTCTTGCAATGCAAATATCTTATTTAAAAGTATGCTCAAACGACTAGCACGGGACAAAGGCGAGTCTGCACTGATGTTCCGGGACAGAGGGAAGGAATACTAGAGAAGTCACAGAACAgccctctttccttcttccaaatGTAGGAGCAATCCTCTCCCAGAGGGAAGAGGAACATATGCCCTGGAAACCAGctagttttctgtaaaatcCAAGTGACAACAAATGTATCTGTAATTCTGATGTGAATTAGCAAACAGATCTAAATGTTAGGATCTGTAGCCTCTTAAACTGACATAAAGTTTTGCCATTTTCACCTGGATTTTTAGCATGAATTAGCTAATTCAGACTAAACCCCCAAATTCTACCTGCTAGAGAAAAGATCAGTaaatttctattaatttattttggtattACATGCCGTGGGAGTCCTAAGTCATTAGACagaaaataatatgtatttGGCACATGAATATGGTTTCTTTTCCACTTGAGACTGCAAGCCATAGTCCAGCCCAGGTGTCTTAAATGAGAAACCTGTAGTTTATTTCCCTATAATTAACATAAGCTTTGATTTAAatgacacttttaaaaaagtgaaaggtTGGATTTCATGTTGAATACAGAATACAATCTCCACCCACGTTGCTGTTTTGGTCCTTTTCTATTGCCATCCTGCCATCCACCCTGAAATCACTCACAATACGAACAGCACCTGCTGGAAAACAAAGGTCGTGCCTTGCAGAACAGGtctggctttttgtttttatttaagggCTTTCAACATTTggcattgctttttttctttttttatccccttctttttatttcaatatgaGCCAAGGGGAGGggctaagagaaaaaaaaatctggagtaTTTTGATCTTTGTGGCTTTATATGGACTTCATAAGCTTTGTTTGTTCTACTGCCAAGCTTCCTTTGTGTTTAAATAGATAACAGACCAAGACAACTAATaatttccaataaaaaaaatacctaccaaacccaaagcattccctttcttttccaattaATGCTTGTAAACCCAGGTCACAAGCCCTGCCTAGGAGCATAAGTacttctgacttcttttttccccttttcaaaaACAATTACCCAAGGTGCAGACAGGGCTCTGTGCTCTCCGAATTTATGAAAGAATCTTGAAAAAAGGCTCTGAGAGTGTCTTTGGAAGAAGGTAGTTGTAAACACGATGTATGAAAGCAGCCTCATGTACCTttagaggagcagcagcatggTAGTTAGTGCCACCATTTATGGACTTCCTTCCTCTTTGGAGACGGAAGGCTATTTAcggagaaagaagaaatagcaaATTTCACACGGGACTGTTGCTGTGTTATGTAAAATGCATATTGATTGCTAGCTTACTAGTGAGAGCTGGAATCTGCTATCACTATTTGGAGAGGCTTTGCATTTGAAGAGGAGACAATTTACCCAATCGAAGCCACCTAGATTTTACTGCATATTGAAGTAAACAAGGCTGAATGTCTTTGAAACAGAAGAGGAGTTAGATAGATGAATCATCAGTGTAAGGTGGgctttttttacattaaaaaaaagtttttgtaatgaaaataacacAGAGTTCAAGATGCTGTGGTGACACAGTTTTTCTGTAGCTTCTTAAGATTTTTTATCACACAACCAGTTGTTTAGGACAACACATTTGTGAGGTCAAAAAGCTGTATGTTAGCCAACAGCAGAAATGGATGCTACTATGATCAGTAGTAGAAAGTGAGAATTATGCGAATTACTCATCTAGGCTATGTTTCTGTGGAGGCTGATCATTCAGTATACACATCCACAGTCTCAAAGATTGGCTTTCCATGTTAGGCACGTTAGATCAATGCTCCAAATGGGCAAGTAGAAAACAGAGTTGTACAAGTTTAACAAATTCCCCTTTCTTGAGCCTATCTTATACCAGTCcccaaagggaaagaaaagagtggGACCTTCAGTAGGTCTAGCAGACTGCATCATGTATATCATCTCTGGCAAGGTGCAagctgatttgttttgtttcccaggTGTATTATTCCTGTGGTGCAGTGGTGGAATCGATGGAGAGAGGCCTGATTTTATCACCAGGTTTTCCAAACAACTATTACCCAGGGACACACTGCGTTTGGCAGTTTTTCATTCCCATGAGAACCCATCTTATCTTGGAAATTTTTGACTTTGACATTTTTGAGAGCTCTAGTGAAACTCCAGCCCCCTGGGATGATGGCTTTTCAGCCCCTGCTAAAACAGGAGATAAGGACATGCCTTCTCTTGAAGAAAACCTGGACTTTTCTCTCCATACAACAAAACCCTCTCTCCAAACCTGGATGTCAAAGATGGCTCAGAAtctgagcagcacaggagatCGGTCGAAGGACCTTGCTAGTCACCTGGATGAACTTCCAGGAACCACCtcaaaaaaagatgaagcaaaaCAAGCATCTGAAGAAAACCAGTCGAAGCAGATGAAGGAACCCAAAGCGATTACCAGGGCTCAACCAGAACTGCCGTTCCCTGTGGCTGGTAGTGCCACAATGCGGAGGCAAAATACCAGTGGCCCGGAAACAGAAGATTTGAACGGGAAAATCTTGCTTGCCCACCTAGCTGCTAGTGAGAGAGATGAAGTTACAGTAGAGAGCTGGACTCTTCCCACAACAGTATTGCCCATGGAAATCTCCTCCAGCCCACAGTCAGCAGTGGATGTCTGTCCCCATGATGTACTATATGTTTCCGACCTCATCACATTTTCCTCTCGCTTCTGTGGACCAAATTCACCTTTAAACAAGACCATGGTCTTTGGTTCATCTCTGGAAATGGTTGAGGTTATCATGGAACTGATCACCACCACAGACCGGGGCCGAGGCTTTGCAATGCTCTTTGAGTACAAGAACATCACTGAACCCAACACTGTAGATGCTgtgaagcaggagagaaaagaaaacatgatgaTGCTGGCAATTATAACAGGGATCGTCTTCTTTGCACTTGCCTTGCTCTCCGCCCTCTGCATAGCTTGCAGGTAAGATGATGCATACCTGAGCCTTTGAAGCACGTGATATTATCCATACAGGAAAAGGACCAGAAAACAAAGTTACGCTTCCTCTCCTCTGCTAATGCTTGCTGTCTTTTAAATGTAGTAAAGTGTGTTGATACAGAGAAGATCAATGCCAGtcactgctcctgccccaggctCCTCACTTTTCTTTCCTAGTTCTACAGCTCTAATGTTCTGCAGAAGAGTAAATAATAACAAAGTATTACCACTTAGAATCaagattaaataatattttccagtcTGCAGCATGTTTTAGCCAAGAGACTGTGCAGACATTTTAATTCCAATGCACTTCATGCATTAAGCAGTCATCTGCACATCCCTTTGACTGCTAGGGAAGAGCTGAGAGCCATGCTGCAGTACCCACGATCGTCCCCAAATGTCATCCAAAATGACATGGTCAAGTGAGCTGATGGTCAGGCTGGGTTGCTGATTTCCAGGTCCCGATGCTAACTAGTTAAATGGCTAAAAGCAGCCAGCACCAAAAGCATACTTCTCCAGTCAGTTGCTTTTAtgttatatatttcttttctctatatCTATCAGGAGAAAGCTTCTCCACCCCCTAgcatgtgtttgcatttttcttactAACTCCctagtgaaaacatttttgtagaaacagtgatttatttatttgtttttttccttccaacaaATTCAAAACTGAGCCCAAGCTCCCCAGGTTTTTGTCAAAACAAAcactatttttcaaatgttttgacTTCAATGAAAACATCAGGTAAACTGAAACAAATAGTGTCCCTTGCAGGGCTCCATCTGTGATGACTGGCTATTAGTAATAGCATTCATGTCCCAGGAGCAGCATGCAGCCGGTCTGTCCTCTCGcttcctgcatccctgcctcATCTGTTGCGCGTCCTCCAACCCAAAAGGTCTCAGGATTGCTCAGCCACTCATAGTCATTGAGGCTGGTCTGATAGAggaactttgttttccttgtccTGTTGGAGGCTGCGTTTCTAGCTCTTactgaataaatacaaaatgtagGCCATCATACCGGGTATAAGAGAACGTGGGCAAGGTGGTGAAGCTTAAATATAATCTCTCTTGGTGTATATAGAAATTCCTCCTTCCAGGGTCTGAGCTTCTCATAGCTGTAAGAGTTAAACTTGCATGTGTTAGATGTAACtaacctttttcattttaaagagcttgCAGAACATTCATTTAGACCGCAACTTTTTTGCTAGCTCTAAAGGAAAACGTCTGGTGGAAAATGCCTTCCAGATaccaaatactttatttttataccCTTGCCAACCTTcaaaagagacagaaacatGCTCCCTTCACTATGGCAGCAGTCTGGGCTGATACACATGTTGAGTAGGCTGTTCTTGCTCCATTACCCCTATTTAATTTCACTGTAAATATCCATGAAGTATTATTCAAAACAAAGAGTACACTGGCAGCCTGAGATGTCACTGGCTGAAGTTTACTCTGCGTAGCCTGTTCAGAAAGTCAGGCCATGCTGCTCACATGCACGATTTGACTTTTTGCTTGTCAGATGTTtacaaaataaagtaatattctgctgttgctgaccaacagagaaaaactgaatgcattttttttctccccacacaATGTTTGTACGTTCTGGTCACTGGAAATACATCCTACCAGGGGTCCTATGGCACAGGACCAGGATTAGACTCACTGGCATTTATGCCTTTTCATTGCTCTACAACTCTTTTTTAAGAAGAAGATATACCTCAGTCAGCTATTGACTGTATATAAATAGACTATCCCTAGTCCTTTAGCCTCCTGAAAGGCCATTTACTATCCCAGCTGCCCGTATTCCCCACATGCTATTCCAGGGAGGCCTTCGTTACAATACTTTATTTCTTGTCAGACTTAAAGCATTTAAGTGAGATCTGACACATGTGGAAGTGATGCCACGACCTGAGCCGAGCAACCTCGCTTGCATTGCGCTGGAAGAGTCTTCTCCCCTCCTTACTGCACTGCTGCGAGGATATCGGCCTCTGGCCCCAGCACCGCTGGCGCTGGTTGGAGCCCACCTACGCTTCCCAGCTGTGGGGCTTTTAATGCAGCTCAGAATAAGACTGCAGAGGCCATTAAGTACATCTAAACTTCTTTTAGTTTGAGCCCACAAAACtctattttatgctttttgcCCTAAGTAAGGGCTTGAAACCAGGTGTCATGTGTATTAGCCACAGCCTGTCCTCATTGCAGAAACGTCAGGACTGCCAGGGGCGGGCTGAGGGGAGAAGTGAAGATGCTTTAACAACACAGCACGTTCAGAAATGGGACCAGCAAGCTGAGACATAATACTCGCCCTGGCTGGAGCGCGCCATTGCAAAGGATGTTAGTAGTAACCTTCAAGCTCTTGGCCTTGTAAACTTGCCttccactttcttttctcttcgTACTTAACATGTTCGTCTGGTACCAGGtttagctgtaattttttttaatttttttttttcccccaatttctATCCGCTGCTTTTGCTCAGCTAAAAGTAGCAGGCTCTGCCTTGCCAGGGGTAGAAATGGCCCAGGATGGGCTTGGCACCTACTGCCACTCCAATGCACCAAGTCGTCAGCAGTGTCTGCTCGGGCTCATTCAGCCAGGGCAAAGCTCTCTGGGGAAACTCCAAGTCTCTGCCACACTGCagcttttgtttgctgtttggCGAGGGAATGAAAGCT
Proteins encoded in this window:
- the LOC129213991 gene encoding uncharacterized protein LOC129213991 isoform X2, with amino-acid sequence MVRSFPGAGLVLAAAAALCLGGAGGKVYYSCGAVVESMERGLILSPGFPNNYYPGTHCVWQFFIPMRTHLILEIFDFDIFESSSETPAPWDDGFSAPAKTGDKDMPSLEENLDFSLHTTKPSLQTWMSKMAQNLSSTGDRSKDLASHLDELPGTTSKKDEAKQASEENQSKQMKEPKAITRAQPELPFPVAGSATMRRQNTSGPETEDLNGKILLAHLAASERDEVTVESWTLPTTVLPMEISSSPQSAVDVCPHDVLYVSDLITFSSRFCGPNSPLNKTMVFGSSLEMVEVIMELITTTDRGRGFAMLFEYKNITEPNTVDAVKQERKENMMMLAIITGIVFFALALLSALCIACRQRTCPKRSSSNACSDQENGIQNSAVDINELQLVVPSQENENNNHSVSREQAVTSCGGSTERSPQDTDPDVPSSTSAVTTETGSDEVFIISAGPGASGLSFTTYRIQERTLLRRGTSSWKITVPDNARGAPALSTTSWLRYHSYRKNGAAGPPTVPSRSWLTTAVFLQLQDPKVSRPER